The Solidesulfovibrio fructosivorans JJ] genome has a segment encoding these proteins:
- a CDS encoding SpoIIE family protein phosphatase, producing MRIRWKLFWLLAALSLTPIVLLRANSQFALHRLADKLAGRVAAQLVAEAETRLRRLVEDHARLLDSRRKTLSVAVTMQGLAAENLLAAPEPPAPDPDDVVTVEAMRGAHMGMRMGMGMGRSHDAETSPDAPIGFKDLPDYFRLSPAGTQTPLPVDPDRITLRLPAGSNAANALDAPEPRRLAALLAPSRRIAALAGRLAHFQITALPSGLMAIYPALAGSPKRFDPTRAPWYQAAMELPGPVWTPPQAEPGTGRIAVAVSCRIVGPEGTTAGVAAILTPLDTLLASVSMPSHFSGNVRSLLVISDRDTAGRPTLMVEAGQKRLEHGHGWHAFVTPSPLPSPDTATLAAMAEDVEKGVSGVRRLTYDGRDSLAAYARTAEGEALMQIASVADVLAASRAVGEDVEGSIMNLFTFGTFVVAAVMLALIFISLRASQAVTRPIRALTDAAGKLAEGDFDARVEATGRDEIGELGRMFNAMAPRLKAHVRLSETLALASEIQHSLLPAEPPMVPGLRFAAASRYCDETGGDYFDFIPLEGDKAGRLAIALGDVSGHGLEAALLMTTARALLRPRAKHPGAPGEVLRDVNRELTRDVYGTGRFMTLFYMEIDPAARTATFARGGHDPAMRYDPATGGIDALTARGMALGVAEEARFETGAAALAPGQVILIGSDGLWEAENAAGEMFGKERTRDILAKAAPDGAQAVLDALFAALDAFRGAKSLDDDVTLVVVAVTDQA from the coding sequence GTGCGCATCCGCTGGAAACTGTTCTGGCTTCTGGCCGCCCTTTCGCTCACGCCGATCGTGCTGTTGCGCGCCAACAGCCAGTTCGCCCTGCACCGTCTCGCCGACAAGCTGGCCGGGCGCGTGGCCGCCCAACTCGTGGCCGAGGCCGAAACACGGCTGCGCCGGCTGGTGGAAGACCACGCCCGGCTCCTCGACAGTCGGCGAAAGACCTTGTCCGTGGCCGTGACCATGCAGGGACTTGCCGCCGAAAACCTCCTGGCCGCGCCCGAGCCCCCGGCACCGGACCCGGACGACGTGGTCACGGTCGAAGCCATGCGGGGCGCGCATATGGGCATGAGAATGGGCATGGGAATGGGCCGAAGCCACGATGCGGAAACGTCCCCGGACGCCCCGATCGGTTTCAAAGACCTGCCCGACTACTTCCGCCTGTCCCCGGCCGGCACGCAAACGCCCCTTCCCGTGGACCCGGACCGCATCACCCTGCGTCTGCCGGCGGGCTCGAACGCCGCGAATGCCCTGGACGCGCCCGAGCCGCGACGGCTGGCCGCCCTGCTTGCCCCGAGCCGCCGCATCGCCGCCCTGGCCGGCCGGCTGGCCCACTTCCAGATAACGGCCCTTCCTTCGGGGCTCATGGCCATCTACCCGGCCCTGGCCGGATCGCCCAAGCGTTTCGACCCCACCCGGGCCCCCTGGTATCAAGCCGCCATGGAACTCCCCGGGCCGGTGTGGACCCCACCCCAGGCGGAACCGGGCACGGGCCGCATCGCCGTGGCCGTCTCCTGCCGCATCGTCGGCCCGGAAGGCACCACCGCCGGGGTCGCGGCCATCCTCACCCCCCTCGACACCCTACTCGCCTCGGTCAGCATGCCGAGCCACTTTTCCGGCAACGTGCGGTCGCTTCTGGTCATAAGCGACCGCGACACGGCCGGCCGGCCGACGCTCATGGTCGAAGCCGGGCAAAAGCGCCTGGAACACGGACACGGCTGGCACGCCTTCGTTACGCCGTCGCCCCTGCCCTCGCCGGATACGGCAACGCTTGCCGCCATGGCCGAGGACGTGGAAAAGGGCGTTTCCGGCGTGCGACGGCTGACCTACGACGGCCGCGACTCCCTGGCCGCCTATGCCCGCACGGCCGAGGGCGAGGCGCTCATGCAGATCGCCTCGGTGGCCGACGTCCTGGCCGCCTCCCGGGCAGTGGGCGAAGACGTCGAGGGCAGCATCATGAACCTTTTCACCTTCGGCACCTTCGTCGTGGCCGCCGTCATGCTGGCCCTGATCTTCATCTCGCTTCGCGCCTCGCAGGCCGTCACCCGCCCCATCCGGGCCCTGACCGACGCCGCCGGCAAGCTGGCCGAAGGCGATTTCGACGCCCGGGTGGAAGCCACGGGCCGCGACGAAATCGGCGAGCTGGGCCGCATGTTCAACGCCATGGCCCCGCGCCTGAAGGCCCATGTGCGCCTCAGCGAAACCCTGGCCCTGGCCAGCGAAATCCAGCACAGCCTGCTGCCGGCCGAACCGCCGATGGTCCCGGGCCTTCGGTTCGCCGCCGCCAGCCGCTACTGCGACGAGACCGGCGGCGACTATTTCGATTTCATTCCTCTGGAGGGCGACAAGGCGGGGCGGCTCGCCATCGCCCTGGGCGACGTGTCCGGGCACGGCCTCGAGGCGGCCCTGCTCATGACCACGGCCCGGGCGCTGCTGCGTCCCAGGGCCAAGCACCCGGGCGCGCCCGGCGAGGTGCTTCGCGACGTCAACCGGGAACTCACCCGCGACGTCTACGGCACCGGCCGGTTCATGACGCTTTTTTACATGGAGATCGACCCGGCGGCCCGCACGGCGACGTTCGCCCGGGGCGGCCACGACCCGGCCATGCGCTACGATCCGGCGACCGGCGGCATCGATGCGCTCACCGCCCGGGGCATGGCCCTTGGCGTGGCCGAGGAGGCCCGTTTTGAAACCGGCGCGGCGGCCCTGGCCCCGGGGCAGGTCATTCTCATCGGTTCCGACGGCCTGTGGGAGGCCGAAAACGCCGCCGGGGAGATGTTCGGCAAGGAGCGCACCCGCGACATCCTGGCCAAAGCCGCCCCGGACGGAGCGCAAGCCGTTCTCGACGCCCTGTTCGCCGCCCTGGACGCCTTCCGGGGGGCGAAATCCCTGGACGACGACGTGACCCTGGTCGTCGTCGCCGTAACCGACCAGGCTTAA
- a CDS encoding DUF2231 domain-containing protein, which translates to MSQTPDKHFTPQELAGYDGSDGKPAYVAYKGVVYDISSSKRWKDGKHMNRHHAGMDMGLDLAQAPHSAELLTRFPRVGILEAPVLAPEPVANRVPAWISKYMTRFPMLKRHPHPMTVHFPIAFCVLAPLCLVLALVTGWAGFDAALLVLLGAAVVFTPVAIVTGLFTWWLNYASARIPPVIVKLIATPILFLAALWAFVAHLKAPDMLAHPGSHPGFIIVVLALFPLVSLIGWFGAALTFPPHED; encoded by the coding sequence ATGAGCCAGACGCCCGATAAACATTTCACGCCCCAAGAACTGGCCGGCTACGACGGCAGCGACGGCAAGCCCGCCTACGTGGCCTACAAAGGCGTGGTCTACGACATTTCATCCAGCAAGCGGTGGAAAGACGGCAAGCACATGAACCGGCACCACGCCGGCATGGACATGGGCCTCGACCTGGCCCAGGCCCCGCATTCCGCCGAGTTGCTCACGCGTTTCCCCCGCGTCGGCATCCTGGAAGCGCCTGTTCTGGCCCCGGAACCCGTGGCCAACCGCGTGCCGGCCTGGATTTCCAAGTACATGACGCGGTTTCCCATGCTCAAGCGCCACCCCCACCCCATGACCGTGCACTTTCCCATCGCCTTTTGCGTGCTGGCCCCGCTGTGCCTGGTGCTGGCGCTCGTCACCGGCTGGGCCGGATTCGACGCGGCCCTGCTCGTGCTGCTCGGGGCGGCGGTGGTCTTCACGCCGGTGGCCATCGTCACCGGGCTTTTCACCTGGTGGCTCAACTACGCCTCCGCCCGCATCCCCCCCGTCATCGTCAAGCTCATCGCCACCCCGATCCTCTTCCTGGCCGCGCTGTGGGCCTTCGTGGCCCATCTCAAGGCCCCGGATATGCTCGCCCACCCCGGCAGCCACCCCGGCTTCATCATCGTGGTCCTGGCGCTTTTCCCGCTGGTCTCGCTGATCGGCTGGTTCGGCGCGGCCCTGACCTTCCCGCCGCACGAAGACTAG
- a CDS encoding ParA family protein, with protein MPRILAIANQKGGVGKTTTALSLAAALTLAGRRVLVMDLDPHGCASAHLGIFPEDVAATSADVFRARTPRETPWERVVIRPRLADFDLAPSHAALLDMETDLADRKGKGVLLKEALAAGPAYDHVILDCPPHTGVVLVNALVAADLCLIPIQTDFLALHGVRNLFDTMRTLNRALPRPIAYRALATMYDRRAKACQRVLELLRGKFVGRMFATVIGLDTKFREASAAGRVIQDVAPGSRGAREYGELAKEVLSL; from the coding sequence ATGCCCCGCATACTGGCCATAGCCAACCAGAAGGGCGGGGTGGGCAAGACCACCACGGCGCTCTCCCTGGCGGCGGCCCTGACGCTCGCCGGGCGGCGGGTCCTGGTCATGGACCTCGACCCCCACGGTTGCGCCTCGGCGCATCTGGGCATCTTTCCCGAGGATGTGGCCGCCACCTCGGCGGACGTGTTCCGGGCGCGGACGCCGAGGGAAACGCCTTGGGAGCGGGTGGTTATCCGGCCGAGGCTGGCGGATTTTGATCTGGCCCCGAGCCATGCGGCGCTTTTGGATATGGAAACGGACCTTGCGGACAGGAAGGGGAAGGGCGTGCTGCTGAAGGAAGCGCTGGCCGCGGGACCGGCCTACGACCACGTGATTCTCGACTGCCCGCCCCATACCGGGGTGGTGCTGGTCAACGCGCTTGTGGCCGCGGACCTGTGCCTCATCCCCATCCAGACGGATTTTCTGGCCCTGCACGGCGTGCGCAACCTTTTCGACACCATGCGCACGCTCAACCGGGCGCTGCCCCGGCCCATCGCCTACCGGGCGCTGGCCACCATGTACGACCGGCGGGCCAAGGCCTGCCAGCGGGTGCTGGAGCTTTTGCGCGGCAAGTTCGTCGGCCGGATGTTCGCGACGGTCATCGGCCTCGACACCAAGTTTCGCGAAGCCAGCGCCGCCGGCCGGGTTATCCAGGACGTGGCCCCGGGCAGCCGGGGCGCGCGCGAATACGGCGAGTTGGCCAAAGAGGTGTTGTCCCTGTGA
- a CDS encoding chemotaxis protein CheW yields the protein MSGPLEEYFKEHVTLPEKGQGAFSDAERAFLARYMGEDFEAALSREGLDKPARVETVAGALASGPGDEVAPASQAAGADAPPERDADAALEAGLRRAESLKLVGFRLAGQELAVPIAQVQEVLRAMPVTRLPAAPPQILGILNLRGRVVPMVDLAAIADFSGARGENRFIIVCRCREMLVGLMVETLSTMYQARGEEIEWGVEARVGVASDLVSGLLKVGEGLVAILSVDSLFQKVLKS from the coding sequence GTGAGCGGCCCCCTGGAGGAATATTTCAAGGAACACGTCACGCTGCCCGAGAAGGGGCAGGGGGCGTTTTCCGATGCCGAGCGGGCCTTTCTGGCGCGCTACATGGGTGAGGATTTCGAGGCGGCCCTGTCCCGCGAGGGGCTTGACAAGCCCGCCCGGGTGGAAACCGTGGCCGGGGCGCTTGCCTCCGGGCCCGGCGACGAAGTGGCCCCGGCGTCGCAGGCCGCCGGGGCGGACGCCCCGCCGGAGCGGGACGCGGACGCGGCCCTGGAAGCCGGCCTGCGCCGCGCGGAGTCGCTCAAGCTTGTCGGGTTCCGCCTGGCCGGGCAGGAGCTGGCCGTGCCCATCGCCCAGGTGCAGGAAGTGCTGCGGGCCATGCCCGTGACCAGGCTGCCGGCCGCGCCGCCCCAGATCCTCGGCATCCTCAATCTCCGCGGCCGGGTGGTCCCCATGGTGGATTTGGCCGCGATCGCGGATTTTTCCGGTGCGCGGGGTGAAAACCGCTTCATCATCGTGTGCCGTTGCCGGGAGATGCTGGTGGGACTGATGGTGGAAACCCTGTCCACCATGTATCAGGCACGGGGAGAGGAGATCGAATGGGGGGTCGAGGCGCGGGTGGGCGTGGCCTCGGACCTTGTTTCCGGGCTGCTCAAGGTCGGCGAGGGGCTGGTCGCCATTCTCTCCGTTGACAGCCTTTTCCAAAAGGTTTTGAAGAGTTGA
- a CDS encoding response regulator → MLRALIVDDDPVNTCFLREILSPYAACDTAANGKDGLSAFGRALSAGDPYDLIFVDVLMPGMDGHQALEGMRHLEHQQGVSSSDAAKVIMISAQDDDVTVYRAFFQGQAMSFLAKPFSCDTVLDELRKFDLIDAPHKRHPGAMHEPDAR, encoded by the coding sequence ATGCTGCGAGCGCTCATCGTCGACGACGATCCAGTCAACACCTGTTTCCTTCGGGAAATCCTGTCCCCGTATGCCGCCTGCGACACGGCCGCCAACGGCAAGGACGGGCTTTCCGCCTTTGGTCGCGCGCTCTCCGCGGGCGATCCCTACGACCTCATTTTCGTCGACGTCCTGATGCCCGGCATGGACGGCCACCAGGCGCTTGAAGGCATGCGCCACCTGGAACACCAACAGGGCGTCTCGTCATCCGACGCGGCCAAGGTCATCATGATCTCGGCCCAGGACGACGACGTGACCGTCTACCGCGCCTTTTTCCAGGGCCAGGCCATGTCCTTTCTGGCCAAGCCCTTCAGCTGCGACACCGTGCTCGACGAATTGCGCAAATTCGATCTCATCGACGCCCCCCACAAACGTCATCCAGGAGCGATGCATGAGCCAGACGCCCGATAA
- a CDS encoding response regulator produces the protein MPKHILIVDDSKTVRNLVAFIMRKEGFKVTAAEDGLDGLEKLYTDPQVDLIITDINMPRMDGITFIKTVREQDAYRDIPIVVLSTEGEERDIHAGLSIGANLYMVKPAQPEVMVRNVKMLLG, from the coding sequence ATGCCCAAGCATATCCTCATCGTGGACGACTCCAAGACCGTGCGCAACCTTGTGGCATTCATCATGCGCAAGGAAGGCTTCAAGGTCACCGCGGCCGAGGACGGCCTCGACGGTCTGGAGAAGCTGTACACCGATCCGCAGGTCGATCTCATCATCACCGATATCAACATGCCGCGCATGGATGGCATCACCTTCATCAAAACCGTGCGCGAGCAGGATGCGTATCGGGATATCCCCATTGTGGTGCTCTCCACCGAGGGCGAGGAACGCGACATCCATGCCGGGCTTTCCATCGGGGCCAATTTGTATATGGTAAAGCCGGCCCAGCCCGAAGTCATGGTGCGCAACGTGAAGATGCTTTTGGGGTAG
- a CDS encoding chemotaxis protein CheA produces the protein MSQDFMDPELFADFIVEAREHLETIEPNLLELERNPGNLSLLNDIFRPMHSLKGASGFLGLNAINGLAHKAENILDELRKGNIPVTPEIMDVILAATDLLRTMIENLEQTGVEGDVDTAPVIARIAAQLEGGPPAAPEVPAAPTDFPAEDVAPPAAEPTPEPEPEPGAAPAVESAPAAGNGAAAAAAEKIARITEELPPFVPDTYQLTSIGEGHMADFLEEAREIIERLNAALLELESAGEGRSESINDIFRYFHNLKGNSGIIGHKDLNALTHEAETLLNRVRKGEIATSPLMVDLLLAVVDQVEALVSDIEPATSMATPLDIRPLVARLKQATEDGEVFESPSAGTAADQPEEEGEAASEAEGEPEPAPQEAGPAAKESAKPAATGYDPEDVAVFESTIDQQIVYMGQALAGLAEDPESKEMEDGLYRALVTIQNSSGYMGLSDLKVQAERTAGLVDQARKSGLSFDILLDMLRQECSILGDMLTAALATLRGGKAPAAPKAAPLPASEPAPAPKAEPKAAPKAEPKAAPKAAPAPESEPAPAPKAKPKAEPQPEAKPTPPPAAKPAPEAKPAAKSAPAPASKPAAKPAKPAAQAAPAAQAGEAGGKPKVSATIRVDHEKLDHLMNLIGELIINRNRFAMLARSLEEGKNDVAHIGQQLTETTYSMARISDDLQDTIMKVRMVPVSTVFSRFPRLVRDLSRKSGKEVNLITEGEETELDKSVVEVIGDPLVHLIRNSVDHGIETEAERVATGKPPVGRVWLRAYHRGNSVAIEIEDDGKGIDPAKMREVAVKKNLMSPEEAKALDDRDAIDIIFMPGFSSAEKITDISGRGVGMDVVRTNIKNLKGTVNVTSEVGKGTKFTLSLPLTLAIIDALMVVVAGQIYAIPLDSVSETTKIELKRMTEVNKRKCVTLRGEVLGIVELAEILELPPEEREREIVPIVILQDNERRLGLIVDRLLERQEIVIKPLGAYLSEFDMRGISGATIMGDGSVVLILDPHEIYMMSTPGVRSKG, from the coding sequence ATGAGCCAGGATTTCATGGATCCGGAATTGTTTGCCGACTTCATCGTGGAAGCGCGGGAGCATCTCGAAACCATCGAGCCCAATCTTCTCGAATTGGAGCGCAACCCCGGAAACCTAAGCCTCCTCAACGACATTTTTCGCCCCATGCATTCCCTCAAGGGGGCCTCCGGCTTTCTTGGCCTCAATGCGATCAACGGGCTGGCCCACAAGGCCGAAAACATCCTCGACGAGCTGCGCAAGGGCAACATTCCCGTCACGCCCGAGATCATGGACGTGATCCTGGCCGCCACGGACCTGCTGCGCACCATGATCGAGAATCTGGAGCAGACCGGGGTCGAGGGCGACGTGGACACCGCGCCGGTCATCGCCCGCATCGCGGCCCAGCTCGAGGGCGGGCCGCCGGCCGCGCCCGAGGTGCCGGCCGCGCCCACCGATTTCCCGGCCGAGGATGTCGCCCCGCCCGCCGCCGAACCGACTCCCGAACCCGAACCGGAACCCGGGGCCGCCCCGGCCGTCGAGTCCGCACCCGCCGCCGGCAACGGCGCGGCCGCCGCGGCCGCCGAGAAGATCGCCAGGATCACCGAGGAGCTGCCGCCCTTCGTTCCCGACACCTACCAGCTCACCTCCATCGGCGAGGGCCATATGGCCGATTTCCTGGAAGAGGCCCGGGAAATCATCGAGCGCTTAAACGCCGCCCTGCTCGAACTCGAATCCGCCGGCGAGGGCCGCTCGGAAAGCATCAACGACATTTTCCGTTATTTCCACAACCTCAAGGGCAACAGCGGCATTATCGGCCACAAGGATTTAAACGCCCTGACCCATGAGGCCGAAACGCTGCTCAACCGCGTGCGCAAGGGCGAGATCGCCACCAGCCCGCTGATGGTGGATCTGCTTTTGGCCGTGGTCGATCAGGTCGAGGCCCTTGTCAGCGACATCGAGCCCGCCACGAGCATGGCCACGCCGCTCGACATCCGGCCGCTGGTGGCCCGTCTCAAGCAGGCCACCGAGGACGGCGAGGTGTTCGAGTCGCCGAGCGCCGGGACGGCGGCCGACCAGCCGGAAGAGGAAGGCGAGGCCGCGTCCGAGGCGGAAGGCGAACCGGAACCCGCGCCGCAGGAAGCCGGCCCCGCCGCCAAGGAATCCGCCAAGCCCGCCGCCACGGGCTACGACCCCGAGGACGTGGCCGTCTTCGAGTCCACCATCGACCAGCAGATCGTATATATGGGCCAGGCCCTGGCCGGGCTGGCCGAGGATCCCGAATCCAAGGAGATGGAGGACGGCCTTTACCGCGCCCTGGTCACCATCCAGAATTCCTCGGGCTACATGGGGCTTTCCGACCTCAAGGTCCAGGCCGAGCGCACGGCCGGCCTCGTGGACCAGGCCCGCAAATCCGGTCTTTCCTTCGACATCCTGCTCGACATGCTGCGCCAGGAGTGCTCGATCCTGGGCGACATGCTCACCGCCGCCCTGGCCACGCTTCGCGGCGGCAAGGCCCCGGCCGCGCCCAAGGCGGCCCCGCTGCCGGCCAGCGAACCGGCTCCCGCGCCCAAGGCCGAGCCCAAGGCCGCGCCCAAGGCCGAGCCCAAGGCCGCGCCCAAGGCGGCTCCCGCGCCGGAATCCGAACCGGCCCCCGCTCCCAAGGCAAAACCCAAGGCCGAACCCCAGCCGGAAGCCAAGCCCACGCCGCCTCCCGCCGCCAAACCCGCGCCCGAGGCGAAACCGGCGGCCAAGTCCGCGCCGGCCCCCGCGTCAAAGCCGGCGGCCAAGCCCGCCAAGCCTGCCGCCCAGGCCGCGCCCGCCGCCCAGGCGGGCGAAGCCGGCGGCAAGCCCAAGGTGTCGGCCACCATCCGCGTGGACCACGAAAAGCTCGACCATCTGATGAACCTTATCGGCGAGCTCATCATCAACCGCAACCGCTTCGCCATGCTCGCCCGCTCCCTGGAAGAGGGCAAAAACGACGTGGCCCACATCGGCCAGCAGCTGACCGAAACCACCTATTCCATGGCGCGTATCTCCGACGATCTGCAAGACACGATCATGAAGGTGCGCATGGTGCCGGTCTCCACGGTCTTTTCCCGCTTTCCGCGCCTGGTGCGCGACCTGTCGCGCAAATCCGGCAAGGAAGTGAACCTCATCACCGAAGGCGAGGAAACCGAACTCGACAAGTCCGTGGTCGAAGTCATCGGCGACCCGCTGGTGCACCTCATCCGAAATTCCGTGGACCACGGCATCGAGACCGAGGCCGAGCGCGTGGCCACCGGCAAGCCGCCGGTGGGCCGGGTGTGGCTTCGCGCCTACCACCGGGGCAATTCCGTGGCCATCGAGATCGAGGACGACGGCAAGGGCATCGACCCGGCCAAGATGCGCGAAGTGGCGGTCAAAAAAAATCTCATGTCGCCCGAGGAGGCCAAGGCCCTCGACGACCGCGACGCCATCGACATCATCTTCATGCCCGGCTTCTCCTCGGCCGAGAAGATCACCGACATCTCCGGCCGCGGCGTGGGCATGGACGTGGTGCGCACCAACATCAAGAACCTCAAGGGCACGGTCAACGTCACGAGCGAAGTGGGCAAGGGCACCAAGTTCACCCTGTCCCTGCCGCTGACCCTGGCCATCATCGACGCGCTGATGGTGGTGGTCGCCGGCCAGATTTACGCCATCCCGCTCGATTCCGTCTCCGAGACGACCAAGATCGAACTCAAGCGCATGACCGAGGTCAACAAGCGCAAGTGCGTGACGCTTCGCGGCGAGGTGCTCGGCATCGTGGAACTGGCCGAAATCCTCGAGCTGCCGCCTGAAGAGAGGGAACGGGAAATCGTCCCCATCGTCATCCTCCAGGACAACGAGCGCCGCCTCGGACTTATCGTCGACCGGCTGCTCGAGCGCCAGGAAATCGTCATCAAGCCGCTCGGGGCCTATCTCTCGGAATTCGATATGCGCGGCATCTCCGGCGCGACCATCATGGGCGACGGCTCGGTCGTGCTCATCCTCGACCCGCACGAAATCTACATGATGTCCACCCCGGGCGTTCGCTCGAAAGGGTAG